In Vigna angularis cultivar LongXiaoDou No.4 chromosome 8, ASM1680809v1, whole genome shotgun sequence, the DNA window CTTTGAGTGCGAATATTATGTGATGAGGCATATGTAGAAAATCATATCCGCAAATGTTCTTAACTTATGGAATTTGGTAATGtgaacattttataactaaCATCTTAAGTATTTATTACTATAAGTTGACTCAAACTATTTATTGTGTAGATTTTCGGTGACACGTCTCTCATGGAGCAAAAGATCCTAAAGGAAGTTCATAAGTAATGTGCTTTGTTCCTTTTAAGTGTTTATTGAAGATGATATTAGGTATTTTCTGAGGTTTTGTGTAAATATTAGATGTATTCATTATTTGATGagattattttatatgtaaatagTAGAAAGTATAGTCAttatttagtttcttttatatGCTATCTTGGGCTGTTTTAGACTGTTGTGGTCTAAATTTTATGCAGGTTTGTATATGGTAAGTAATACATACAAACATGctattaaaaaaagtgaaacttTTTATACTGATTAATGTTTGGACCAGTATAGAAAGTGACATTCTATACTggttaagatttttttttatattggttgAGGCCTTAAccagtataaaaaattaagctTATTATACCAGTTAGCACTCCAACCTGTATAGAATGTCAAACTTTTTATACGTGTTAGTTAACGAAAAGGTATAAAAAATCTGGATCATATACAAGTTTATCTTGTCCTTAACGAACTTTCTATACCAGTTACAAAATGGTATAAAAATGGACTTTTTATATCGGTTCTAGAATTGGTATAAAATTgaatagtttttatattttttttattctattttgatTCGAAAATTGGTATGAAAAATCTTTTTTAACTGgtgtaaaaaaatttctataataATGTACTTTGAAAATCATTCattaacatttttcaaaacatcATAGGAAGATAAAGATTAATTGATTGGTCATACATTTAGTTTATGGCCAAGTGAAATCCATGTCAAATTCTATGCAAATGGGGTGCGTGTGTGCATGATGCAAACCAAAGTGCTCCATAAAATAGGCAAGTTTAGAAAGCCACCATAATGGATTTTTACCtctaaaattacataaaaaaaaatatgaaaaaatttggTTTGCCTTTCAATCGGTTAATCTTTATTTGGATATACATGTTTGCTTTCGTTATGCATTAACTATATATTTATGTCtgtttctatatttatatagataaacatGTAACACTTTTGATAACTTTGCAGATGAGGTAATGAAAAAATTTGTACAAATTAATTGACAATATAGGGTGTTATATATAGAAGTTTCATTCAGCTTCAGCATCACGATCAACAAAGAAAGAACGACCAACTCTACAGTTTCTGACGCTAAAAGGAGGTGATGATTTACCCTTAGAAATCAAAGGAACACTCAAACGCCGACACTGAACGATGGGAGGATTGAAACGACTACTCTTGAACTTTCCAAACTTGGCTCTGATTCTGAAATCAAAATCCACAGCCATGTCATTGTAAACCTCGACACTTGTCTCTTCTTTATACTCACCAAGTTGTTGACGTCTGAGCTTAAGCAAACTTTGCCCTTCAAACAATACCTGAAGGACGGTGGTGTTCTTGTGGCCTTGGTCAAAGGGTGTTAAGGTTACCCGACCAAAATCATTGTCTTTGTACCAAGCTATCGCTTTGATCCTCCTATAGTACACTACGAtgttgttgttggggtttctcACTGTGCCGTTGACCTTGAAGTTGTAATACAAGGTGTTGTTGTTTGTGAGGTTGAATTGTGTGATGGAGGCATCAGTTACATGGAACTTCACGTTTGATGGAGAGATGATTATCCAGAAGATGATTGAGAAAACTATGAACAGCAATACGAGGGTGATGAATGTGCAGCAAATGCAACGTATGCAGCGGTCTCTGCAACACATGGTGTCACTGATTTTCTAAGGTTTCTAAGGTGATTGGTGAAAGATGGCTTAACAATTTTTTTGCTTCTAAGGGTATTTGAAGGAGTTAACCATTGATGGTTCTGGTGTGGCTTTGTCACTGATTCAGGTTATTTCTGAGAGTTTTCTTACATAATACAATGCAAATGCAGAGAGAGGCATTGACTTTTGAAGGCCAAGTGAAGAACTTTTCAATGGTTTGATTCACAAGTAACAATGAAACTTAgaagaataaaatagtaatgGCATGTGAAGAAAACAGCAAAACTAGGAAGCTTAAACTTTTAAAGATATGGATTTGAATAATGGTCATGAGATTCTAGCTATtgcattaattttatcaatataatatatttctaaattaaacAGCAAGATATATTAGAACAAATTCATAGACTcgattgaaaaaataattaagtttactaaaaaaataatagtttcaagatctattgaataatttaatcatttctCTCTAAAAAATACTGAGGATTTATTTACTATGTAcatactttaatttattttaatattagatgATACAATATTTTCTTAGACCAACTTTGTTTATGCAAATTGAAACTTGGTGTTTAAggtatgtttatatattttctaactacctaatttgttttaaaaaaatagccACTTTCTGGTACACTGGAAATAAACTATTGAGTCCAGGAATGCCTATGCAGTTTCcaagaaaaataacaattcagaaaattaaaacgaaatatttatttatttgcacCACAACATTCGGTTCTAGCCTTCTAGAAAAAGCCGACAAGAAGAAAATTAAGTACATATTTAcgcaatttatttataaaaagggGCTATTcaggttatttttttaaaatgaataattaaaaaaagttaacagataaagtaatttaaatacaatagtaagatatttaaataCAATAGTAAGATATTAGGCCAAGTCTTTGTAGGTTGGTCGTAGTAAGATATTATCCGTTCTACTTCAAGTCTTCAggatttacttttttattattactttaaaaaaaatttaataaagatatttttatacgTATATAAATTTACGTTTATCTCTTGTATTatcttattattgatttttgtttgtattctaacatatatgatattaatcTTTGTCAGTCTTAATTTTTTGGTGGATGAGACTTTAGATAAAGTTCGGTTAGTCAATCTAGCTTATGACTGAGAATCTAGCTTATGACTGAGAATGATATACACTAGTACGAAAACAACGTATAACATCACGCGTTCAACATCTAATAACAAAATAgacaacgttaaaaatgaccggtgatatgattgtaaataaatgcaataatTAGACGCCGTTTAGGCCTCCCAACCCATATGTATTTACTAATGACGTCTGACGATACCCATAAACGACGTTAAATTGCATCTTGACTAATATAACGTTCGCTTAGGCAACAACAAACCCATaccaaaataaatgaatatgaaaGGCTCCTTTGTTGCCCTATAGTTTCACTTTAAATAAAGTTTCCAATCCTTTGAAAACCCTACACCTCCATTCACAAAACTTTTACAGAGCTTTCGTAACCAATAAtcattttgttaactttttttctctgaATTTCTATTAATTCCTTTAAGTTCACAAAAGCaagacacttttttttttgtcattggtTCATCTCATTATGAAAAGTTTTTGTAAAACTTGAAGGTATGATAGAAATCcagagaaaaaagttaacaaatcTGTATTTCAAAAACCTTCTCCATTTTACATAACCCGTGGTTCTTTTTCTGGTTCTTTTGTTATAAtgtatttcttttggttttgttttcatcttttaccctatgttttgaaaaaatggatttcttttttaaatccTCTAAGGTATATGACGTCGGACTAAGTAATTATTCGACGTCATATGATATATTGACGTCGACCACTGACAATGTACACGCCATTTCGTACATCGTACATTTGGatgattcattttttaagtttcttgAAGTTGTTTTTCACATAATGAATCAGTTTGCTTTGAAATCTGATTGTAAAAAACAACTCCaggaaaacttaaaaaataaatcatccaAATATGATAAACATTTAGACTGTATTAGATCAAACTATGCAACTGTAGTGATATTTCTTAAAATCGTTTCACCATTAACCATACTGTGAACCATGGTTGAGTTTCCTGAAAATTTTCCTTCCAGTAAGATTTCATCACATTTGTATGTCCCAAAACTCATTTTCCTGTCTTCGAATTTCAAAGTGCACCTTCATTGGTAGATGAATGAGTACTGAATGCATGtgcactttgaaattcaagacAACAAGTTGCTTTTTGAAGAAGACAAATGCTTtgaaatctgaaaaaaaaagaataatttacaggaaaacataaaaatagatcctaatatgttcaataggAAAACCGTTCTGAACAAAAGTAAGTCATGTGCATGGTATTTGAATATGAGTTCTGAACCAATTTGACATCGAACTCCTTCTCAACTCGATGTCAAACCCTTCATTGTAACTACAATGTAATAAATGTTCTCAACTACCCTTTTCTCATACCCATATGACGTCGGACCCCAGCCTAGTTCGATGTCAAACCCTTAGTTAGTAACAACAATGTAATTAATGTTTCCAAATGCCCCCTTTCCCTAAGCAACATTGACGTTGAAGCTTAGTCGTATCCGACATCAACACCTGCGTTGGTAACAACATCATAATTACTGCTCCTCCTAATTGCCCCCATCCCCTGACATAATTGACGTCAAACCCTAGCATACTTTGACGTAAACTTGTATTGGTAACTAAAGTGGAGTAAACATTCATCACCTTCAATGTTCGAGGTATATTGACGTCGGCCCGTGACAACGACTGACATATTTGGATGATTTACTTTTTAAGTTTCTTGAAGTTGTTTTTTACATAATGAATCAGTTTGCTCTGAAATCTGATTGTAAAAAACAACTtcaagaaaacttaaaaaatgaatcatCCAAATATGATAAACATTTAGACTATATTAGATCAAACTATGCAATGGTAGTGATAATTCTTAAAATTGTTTCaccattaaacatattgtgaatcATGGTTTGAGTTTTCTGAAGACTCTCCTTTTAGTTAGATTTCATCACATTTTTATCTTCCAAAACACATTTAGCTCTCTTCGAATTTGAAAGTGAACCTTCATATAGATGAGTCTTGAAGATGAATGTGCACTTTCAATTCAAGAGGGCAAATTacaatttgaagaagaaaaatgctCTGAAAtttgaatgaaagaaaaatcttttagaaaacataaaaatagatCTTAATGTGTTCAATAGAGAAACAGTTCTGAACAAAAGAAGTCATGTGGATGGTATTTGTAGATGAGTTATAGACGTCGAACCCAAGCCTAGCTCAACGATAAATCATTCAATAATTAAGGCATTTGTCCTAAGCGAATTTTAGTCATATGTGAAGTTAAACCTTTTATTGATAACAACACTGTAATTAATGCTCccaattatcttcaaatttgattttaatttagaaataaacagaatttttccatttaaaaaaaattatagaatcGAGACTATAAAAATACAAACTAAAATCATGACAAAAAGTAACATGTATCCCAACCACTATTAATTTAACAtgtaacaactttttttaaattaaaaagatcaaaagaaatcataaaagcCAAAAACTCGTAACATCACTTTAACTTTGTTAGTACAACAAGAAGATGGTATCAAATCtctcaaaataaaaacttaattgaaacgcataaaaataaaaagaaaattgtctaTTTGAGATTTCTctggacaaaataaataatttaacctTCTCTTAAAGATTGATTATTAAAAACTATTCGAccattaataaagtaaaaataaaattaataaaataacattttttacaactatttttttatgatattaaaaataaaaatatcttaatacttattatattaaattcaacCATTTACTCCTTATTTAATTAACTTTCAAGATTGATTAATTTATATTCCTGTATCCAACTAAACAACCATACATATTTTCTTGTTACTCACTCAGTTTGATTATTAATCGTcagatataataaaattagattaaaatttatttatattttaaatcagtttcattttttatttatttttttcttgttatcgAATATGGAAGAGTATCAATGAACTTCACCTCTATCTCCCTAACCCCTCTAAAACCCTCTCTCATGAATCATTGTCGTTAGTCCTTTCGTCCATTCCGAATCAATTTTCTTCCGTACCCATGCCATTGATTCGCACTACTCCACCGCTTCCTTATGCCATTTCCACACTCACTAAACTTACCAATGCATCTCTATCATCATCTTCCACTCTTTCTGCTGCCACATTCGGTTCCCACCTCCTGCGTAAAATTCAGAACCCAATTATTGGGTTTTCCGCAACCAGGAATCGCTCGCGTGCTGCGCTGATCAGAGCCAAAGCAGGGGCCGATTACTATTCCACCTTGAACGTTAGCCCCAGCGCTTCGCTGCAAGAAATCAAGGCCTCCTATCGCAAGCTGGCGCGCAAGGTTCCCACTTTCTCGCGTGTTTGCGTGCCAATTTTAATGGGTCGTGTTTGGTTTTGGGGAAAATGGAGCAAACTAGGGTAATTGGAATATGCGTTGTTATGTTTATGGGAAATTCATGTCATAACTCAGCATATTTAGGTGTTCTATTGACATTAATAGTTGTAATTTGATATTTCTGAGTACTTGTATGAAAATGTGATACGTGATTTGGTGCATTCATAGTTACAGTAATATACAACTTAAGGctgtgttttttattataaagcCATGCATGAGGGATGCTAGTAATATACTCTCTAACACACTCTTTTATACACCTTCTATTAATAACGTTTTATTGGataaaatttttttgaaactGCAAAATTAATAGTAAATTCATTGAATAAGAAGTGCCACttacaaaattttgtaattattcattTCAGTCATTGATACAATGCGTTGTATGATGAAAGCAATTAACAAATCACACATGCGTCTTCATCCAACAGCTTACACTTTTAGGGATTGCAGCTAATGTTGCTGGCATCTTTTAACAAACCATTATTGCCTTCACCCAACAACTTGCTTTTGGGAGTATTGATTCATGACATGTTGGAGCTTCTATGACCTTGTTGTCTAGACTTCAATTTTTGTTTCTAGCATGTTCCTTCATGAAAGTTTAAAGCCATATGGACAATACATAGGCTCATGTTTCTTCATGAGCCTGAGTATTGTCCCCACTTTAACCTCAAAGAGCTCTTGTATCTGGGGACATGTTAGATGAAAAATGGTCGATGTTACTTTATCAAACAGTTTAGTCTTTTTGAAGAATTGATTTTTGActgtttgatttttaatttttgggaTCAGTACCATCCAGATATGAACAAAAGCCCTGGGGCTGAGGAGAAGTTCAAAGAAATAAGTGCTGCATATGAGGTAAGTCTTGCCCTAGAATGATGCTTTTTCTATCATTGGTAATGCTTGCTCAGGCAGgacatatttttaattcactAAGGAgcttattttacatttttttgcactgttaattttttaatatctgTCCTGCTACTCTTTTATGATCTGAACATTGGCATTGTAATCTTTACCTGTCTGGGATACAGTACTGGATTAATGAAATTCATATATACTACTTCAGGGACAATAACCGCATATGTAATATACTTTCATCTgtccctttttatttttgtggtgACAAGTTTTGACTATAGGTCCTGTCAGATGAGGAGAAAAGATCTTTATATGATCGTTTTGGTGAGTCAGGTCttcaagaagaaaatggaggGTCAAGTGGTGCTCCAGGGGTGTGTGCATATTCATGTCTTTCACTTTTTGCAATCTCAATATAACTGGTGACTCTTTTGATATGATGATATATTTATACAGGAGTATCACATGtccctttttttccttttccaccTCATTACTTACTGTTGATGGCTTATGAATTGATCAGGTGGATCCTTTTGATTTATTTGATACATTCTTTGGTCGTTCTGATGGAATATTTAGAGAGGGTGATGCAGGGGGCATCAACTTCAATTTTGGTTACAAGAGAAACCATAGTCATGATATTCGGTAACTATCCTCTCAATATGTTGATTAATTTCTGCGAATTAACTATTTACTGGACTCATTATGAGTGagagttttgaaaattttgtttgttcttATTGAGCATTCTCCTACCCAAAGGGATTTTTTCTTCCCTTGTGTATAATTAGAAGAATTTTGTCTAGCAGAAGATAAGAGAATGGCCAGCAGAAGGATGAGgtgttttccagaataaactaacGTATCCCAGTGTCATAAGCTCCTCACTACATGAAGAAATGGGAAAGGGTCATTGTATGCAGCCTACCTTTTTATATGAAAAGATGTTTTTTGATTTCAACTTGTGACTAACTCTGATCACGAAGGCACAAAATTACTGTTGGACCAAGGCTTGCATTGAGTTGTTGTCgagaaacaaaatcaaataaaataaaagataaagaagaacTAGCACAATGAATCTCTCAAATCACTtggaataataattataaaataccTTGAGTCAAGTGCCAAATAGCAGGCAGACAAAGTTATCTGCTGTACAATTAATTTCCAAGAAAGCACTATAAATCCACAAAGTTAACCACTTTTTACTGTAAGAATTCTAAACTTGATTATTGAAAAAGGCTCGCTAGCTGCAAGAAAAAACTTGGTTATCCAGTAACAGTAAGCACTGAACAGTCTTTGCCCTATTTCCCAAAACTCCAGATAACACACTATCAAACTGCTTTGTGTCTGAATTTAGATTCCAATAGAGTTTTGTAGGGTTTACTATTTCTCCAACTGGATTTTAGTATTGATCTTATTGTGTATCATAGGATGGGAATTTTTTTTAGCTTTCATTAAGGCCGTAACTACAAAGAAATCACAAATTTGAAACATGGGTAGGACTCAGATTAcaaataatgtataaaaaaagaGTGTTACAGGCAAAGGATAGAAATTATCCAAATGTCCAACTGTTGAACTGGAGAAAAGttaacagaaataaaataactacTCAAGGGAATATTATTGTAAGTAACAAATTATCAGTGAAAGTCTGTGGATGTTTAGTATAATGtgcttttataatttgattaaatgaATACTCAGCAAATATAAGTGATTTAAGTAGAAATCACTTAAATCACTTAAATGAAAGAAGATGGTCAAAGTTTGTCTGCACTTAGAATATATTGCCCCTGGAAGATATTGCGCATGTTCCTACCTGTAAAATGCCATTAAATATGACCTTCATTTGATTCCAACAAATGTGTGTAAAATTTGGCATTAACTTTATTTCGTTCTGTCATGAAGATATGACCTTAATTTGAGCTTTGAAGAATCAATATTTGGAGCACAAAGGGAGATTGAAGTTTCCTGTTTTCAGACATGTGACACTTGTGATGGTACAGGAGCCAAATCAAAGAATTGCATTAAGCAATGCATAAATTGCGGTGGCAGAGGGGGAGAAATGAAAAGTCAGAGAACACCCTTTGGAATGATGTCTCAGGTAATCTAAattaaatagatttaattaGTGAGTGACTGTGTTGCCaatgatttttatattaccTGAGACATAACATGGTGATATTTGTAACATGCGATATTCAGGTTTCTACCTGCTCTAAGTGTAGTGGCCTTGGTAAAATAATCACAGATCACTGTCGAAGGTGTGATGGCAGTGGTCAGGT includes these proteins:
- the LOC108344043 gene encoding uncharacterized protein LOC108344043 isoform X1, which codes for MPLIRTTPPLPYAISTLTKLTNASLSSSSTLSAATFGSHLLRKIQNPIIGFSATRNRSRAALIRAKAGADYYSTLNVSPSASLQEIKASYRKLARKYHPDMNKSPGAEEKFKEISAAYEVLSDEEKRSLYDRFGESGLQEENGGSSGAPGVDPFDLFDTFFGRSDGIFREGDAGGINFNFGYKRNHSHDIRYDLNLSFEESIFGAQREIEVSCFQTCDTCDGTGAKSKNCIKQCINCGGRGGEMKSQRTPFGMMSQVSTCSKCSGLGKIITDHCRRCDGSGQVQSKETIEVDIPAGVNDGDTMQIQGQGNFDKKRQITGDLFVVLHVDEKQGIWREGLHLYSKINIDFTDAILGSVKKVETVEGLRDLQIPSGIQPGDSVKLSRLGVPDMNKPFVRGNHYFIVNVLIPKDISGTQRVLVEQLASLRASNRRDSLSSGDNGIPKGKFNEFTKRRDPRGDGSSKGIKNVDSLWGSIKNFLSGRQSDERFASISMDTSALIRRYADQRPSVLNFSFVAFVAFVVTWIFALIAKSKYSMLQKRPESLNRTLKKN
- the LOC108344015 gene encoding NDR1/HIN1-like protein 10 → MCCRDRCIRCICCTFITLVLLFIVFSIIFWIIISPSNVKFHVTDASITQFNLTNNNTLYYNFKVNGTVRNPNNNIVVYYRRIKAIAWYKDNDFGRVTLTPFDQGHKNTTVLQVLFEGQSLLKLRRQQLGEYKEETSVEVYNDMAVDFDFRIRAKFGKFKSSRFNPPIVQCRRLSVPLISKGKSSPPFSVRNCRVGRSFFVDRDAEAE